In the Cololabis saira isolate AMF1-May2022 chromosome 7, fColSai1.1, whole genome shotgun sequence genome, one interval contains:
- the LOC133446996 gene encoding protocadherin gamma-C5-like isoform X3, which translates to MDSRQRKRSGGGRLWRIYFYLACVSSVSGQLSYSVSEELSPGSVVGNIAKDLSSSAQGIVQRRLRVVSDSAVQYFEVKHATGDLVIKQKIDREQLCEQSSTCSLHLQLLLEEPLEIHRVVVNVLDVNDNAPQFSTRNISLEVSEAAAPGTRFRLESAHDPDVGTNSLRTYHVASNDFFVLNVQSKSDGSKFPELVVDKPLDREMQASFRLLLTAVDGGQPEKSGSTLLLIKLLDVNDNAPVFDEPVRKVTLLENVARGTLVTKLNATDADTGNNGEISFLFSKFTPERVLQLFSVDAKSGEIHVKGDVDYEKASAYHITVQARDGGSPAMEGSCNVIIDIVDVNDNAPGVTVTSLTSSIREDSPAETVIALISARDQDSGANGEVTLTIPPGLPFKLNSANGMDYRLTTVGKLDRETVPEYTVVIRASDAGTPPLSSQTTFVVKLSDVNDNTPTFSQPSYSVDIPENNAPSSPIAAVSATDPDLGENAQISYSILPSMVQGSPISSYVYINPESGRIYSMRSLDYEQLNAFRIEVQARDSGVPSRTTNVTVHVFLVDVNDNAPAIVHPSYPKGKRLQLTVPPSATPGYFIIKLVAVDADSGHNAWLFYSIAPGPNAGMFRIGVHTGELRTARNWAKEEDGSTYDITVIIQDNGEPPKSSSVNITVTVDEKSTVNEAPVSPRHNHFYNRTGMSDITFYLIISLACVSAVSFITFVVLMVRCLRHRSPGFEDSDCCCYGNHRSSRYHQRPSKDLHLQLNSDGPIRYMEVVGGPQDSHTRTYRPCYSTISSRSDFVFMKTPMLSHNNTLNMTLSRKHLMNSASEQKPPNNDWRFTQGQRPGPSGPHMPYGTHIRWTPKSGTRAAGGPEVAMGTGPWPQPPTEAEQLQALMAAANEVSEATATLGPGTMGLSTRYSPQFTLQHVPDYRQNVYIPGSTATLTSNPQQQQATAQQAAQQALPPPQAAAQVEPPKAAQTPASKKKSTKKEKK; encoded by the exons ATGGACTCCAGACAGAGGAAGCGCTCTGGAGGTGGGAGGCTGTGGAGGATTTACTTCTATCTGGCCTGCGTCTCCTCTGTGTCCGGTCAGCTCAGTTATTCCGTGTCGGAAGAACTAAGCCCGGGCTCCGTGGTTGGGAACATCGCCAAAGATTTAAGTTCATCCGCCCAGGGGATTGTTCAGAGGAGGTTACGAGTGGTGTCCGACTCAGCTGTGCAGTACTTCGAGGTGAAACATGCCACCGGTGATTTGGTTATTAAACAAAAAATCGACAGAGAACAACTGTGTGAACAGAGTTCAACGTGTTCACTACACCTCCAGCTACTTCTGGAGGAACCTTTGGAGATTCATCGAGTTGTTGTGAATGTTTTGGATGTGAATGACAATGCGCCGCAGTTTTCAACCAGGAACATTTCTTTGGAGGTTTCAGAAGCGGCTGCGCCAGGGACGCGCTTTCGTTTGGAGAGTGCGCACGATCCAGACGTGGGTACCAACTCTTTACGCACTTACCATGTGGCATCAAACGACTTTTTTGTGTTAAATGTGCAAAGTAAAAGTGATGGCAGCAAGTTTCCGGAGCTAGTGGTGGATAAACCTTTGGACAGGGAGATGCAGGCCTCGTTTCGCCTGTTGCTCACAGCTGTGGATGGGGGTCAGCCAGAGAAATCTGGCTCCACACTTCTGCTCATTAAACTTTTGGACGTAAATGACAATGCGCCGGTGTTTGACGAGCCGGTAAGGAAAGTTACGCTTTTAGAAAATGTTGCACGAGGCACTTTAGTGACGAAATTAAACGCGACGGACGCGGATACGGGTAACAATGGTGAAATATCCTTCCTGTTTAGTAAATTCACACCGGAACGTGTTCTCCAGCTGTTCAGCGTGGATGCAAAAAGTGGAGAGATCCACGTGAAGGGTGATGTGGATTATGAGAAAGCTTCAGCATATCACATCACAGTGCAGGCCAGAGATGGTGGTTCCCCCGCTATGGAAGGCTCCTGCAACGTCATAATAGACATAGTTGACGTGAATGACAATGCGCCAGGGGTGACTGTGACGTCACTGACCAGTTCCATCAGGGAAGATTCACCAGCAGAGACCGTAATAGCACTCATAAGTGCAAGGGACCAGGACTCGGGTGCCAATGGGGAAGTCACATTAACTATTCCACCAGGTTTGCCATTCAAACTTAATTCAGCTAATGGCATggactacagactcaccactgTTGGCAAACTGGACCGTGAGACTGTGCCAGAGTACACAGTGGTCATCAGGGCTTCTGATGCTGGCACCCCTCCCCTTTCATCACAAACCACCTTTGTGGTGAAGCTCTCAGATGTAAATGACAATACCCCCACCTTCTCGCAGCCTTCGTACTCTGTGGATATCCCAGAGAACAATGCCCCCAGCTCCCCCATTGCTGCTGTTTCTGCCACCGACCCAGACCTTGGTGAAAATGCTCAAATCTCATATTCAATCCTTCCCAGCATGGTACAGGGCTCTCCCATATCATCTTATGTGTACATTAACCCAGAAAGTGGCCGTATCTATAGCATGCGTTCTCTGGATTATGAACAACTCAATGCTTTCCGTATTGAGGTGCAGGCCCGGGATTCTGGTGTGCCCTCACGGACAACAAACGTTACTGTGCACGTGTTTTTGGTTGATGTGAATGATAATGCACCAGCCATTGTTCATCCCTCCTACCCTAAAGGCAAAAGATTGCAGCTCACTGTGCCCCCATCTGCCACACCGGGGTACTTCATAATTAAACTGGTTGCGGTAGATGCAGACAGTGGGCACAATGCTTGGTTGTTTTACTCAATAGCCCCTGGACCAAATGCGGGCATGTTCCGTATCGGGGTCCACACTGGGGAGCTCCGCACAGCACGCAATTGGGCAAAGGAGGAAGATGGTTCAACATATGACATAACAGTCATCATTCAGGATAATGGTGAACCACCAAAGTCCAGCTCTGTGAACATAACAGTAACTGTGGATGAGAAGAGCACAGTCAACGAAGCTCCAGTAAGCCCTCGCCACAACCACTTCTACAACCGCACTGGGATGTCGGATATTACTTTCTATCTTATCATCTCTCTGGCCTGTGTGTCAGCTGTGTCCTTCATCACGTTTGTTGTTCTCATGGTGCGCTGCCTACGGCACCGCAGCCCAGGGTTTGAAGATTCTGATTGCTGCTGTTACGGTAACCACAGGTCCTCCCGCTACCATCAGAGGCCCAGCAAAGACCTGCACCTTCAGCTCAACAGTGATGGACCCATACGATATATGGAAGTTGTTGGGGGTCCACAGGATTCTCACACACGCACCTATAGACCCTGCTACTCCACCATTTCTAGCCGAAGTgactttgtatttatgaagaCACCCATGCTGAGTCACAACAACACTCTCAACATGACACTCAGCAGGAAGCACCTTATGAACTCAGCCAGTGAG CAAAAGCCCCCCAACAATGACTGGCGCTTCACACAGGGACAGAGACCTGGACCTAGCGG TCCCCACATGCCGTACGGTACACACATACGATGGACGCCGAAGAGTGGGACAAG AGCGGCTGGAGGACCTGAGGTTGCCATGGGAACTGGCCCCTGGCCCCAGCCCCCTACCGAAGCTGAGCAGCTCCAGGCCTTGATGGCAGCAGCTAACG AAGTAAGTGAGGCTACGGCCACTCTCGGGCCCGGCACCATGGGTCTGAGCACCCGCTACAGCCCCCAGTTCACCCTGCAGCACGTGCCCGACTACCGCCAGAACGTCTACATCCCCGGCAGCACGGCCACCCTCACCTCCAACCCCCAACAGCAGCAGGCCACCGCCCAGCAGGCCGCTCAGCAAGCACTGCCCCCTCCTCAGGCTGCAGCCCAAGTCGAGCCCCCCAAGGCTGCCCAAACCCCCGCCTCCAAAAAGAAGTCcaccaagaaggagaagaagtaG